The segment tttaattgaatttccTATGAATTTTGCCAACCATGGCTTGGGCAATGCAATTCAGTTAAAATTACGTCTAATAAATAAGAACctagtttgtttatttttttttacaaaatgtcttataatttatttatgttatgtcATTAGATGACACTATTATTCATAGTAtgaacaataatataacatacAATGACATAAATAGTTTGTTGTTTGATGATAATTTAGGCATATCATATGTGGAAATCAAATAATCTACTTGTCATGGACTttggtaaaattataataatattgatgttgAAATAACTTGGAGGTATCAAATTGATAAACATCAGTATTATCTTGTATCGATTGTATgtgataataattttaagataataattgatttttttatccaaagtaGACTGAACATAATGATATATGAGTAGTCGATCAAAATTTTTGTGTATCACAACTTTTGATGGTCCTTCAGAGTCAATTAGTTGagggaaaaataatttattgttggCTGATTTACTAGTAAGGATTGATGATATTatgtttaacaatttatttgttgactaatatagatttgattattttgagTTTAGTGATAATGAACctcaataaatattaataatgatgttgattataataaatttgaagatgTTTCTAGATTTACTTTTGGTATTTCTTACAACAAGGCATTTAGTCATAGATGCTTACCAGGAGATTCTGATTTGAAAGTTGAATAAATATTcagcattaaaaataaattgattattagAATTGAATAATAGTAACattacatattaaattaaataccgAGTCAAACAaccaatatttattcaattaaaatgtATGCactatctaaatataaatagtaTTTGCAaggaaaatatcattaaaaaattgtattaatccaagataacaaatttaaaaaagtcacAAGTGCCTcgatttttgcttaaaaaaactaCTGTCAGCTCAATGCAACATTCAAAAACATGCTTTTtcactaaagtttttttttttggtcttgtCGCTGCGTTAattgtcattatttttaaaatttataagcgAAATGTCCAATTTGTCCCGGATTTACTAACCCAAATTTTAGAAGGAAAAGAATTACTTCCtcctttttctttgataaacaGAAAATACGGAGCATTTTGCGGGTCTTTCCAGCTCACTTCTCACTAACCCACTGACCTTAAACAGTTAAACTTTATAGTCCATGATTGGACCAAACTCAAGTTTCATTCCAAGCCTCAACTGCCCCGTGTTCTTACAATAATCATGGTATCATCCTTTACCTAGAGCACAATTAATccctaaaaaaaaagtacagagaaagcaaaggaattttttgaaaaaaaaaacttatattttcagACCAAACTCATCACAATTAACAGCTTTCCTCTTGCTTCAAGATCTTTAACTAAAACTGTAAATTAAGAAAAGGGGAAGCTCCAAAAgctcaaaattttcaaaatgtagaTCAAAGAGTGAACAGAAATAAATCACAGgtgaaaaaaatcagatttttacACTTCCCTTCAACATATTAGTCCTCATACTACAAATTCAAACACCCAAAAtactacaattaaaaaaaaagctacactttaaaatctaaatataaaaataccaaaaaagaaTTATCATTAATTCTAGCAATGAAACCCTAAAACAGATCCATCACTCACAGCAATGACAACCCTGCATCCAACTTTAGTCTCCAAATGATGGGTAAAAAAATGCAAGACGCGAACCCGACCCGCCATTTGAATTCTTGACTCTATCTCCATCGTAGGCCCGACCCGATACCCGTTATTAAAACCGGTTTGTCCACCACCGCCAAACCCACCGTCATTGAACGCGGGTCCCACATTGACCGCTGCATCCGGCGAAGCAGATAAAGGGAAAGACTCAACAGAAAAGGTAGCGGCCATGTACTGGGTTCGACCCGCATCAATCTTACCAGCAGGTATGAACATGAACCCGATTTGAGAACCCGAGTAAAGAAGCTGAAGGGTGCTATCAAAGTGAGAAAAAACAGCTCTATTTGGGTTCTTGACGGAGACATATTGAGAGAAAGTGAAGTTAACAGTGTTGTTAGAGACAGAAAATGATGGGAGTTGAACAGAGTTAACAGAGATTTTAGGATCTTTAGGCTTGAAAACAGTGAAGAAGACAATAAGGATTATGATAACAAGGAAGATTAAGAAGATTGTAGCCACTATGCACGAAGCAAGATTTGTGCGCCCGGAAGGTGGTCTGTGTGGTTTGCTCATTTTCTCGACGGATTTGATGAGTTAAAAAGAGGGGATCAGGTGGGTGGAAAGAAGGGCAAGAGGGAATCTTGGGAGTGGAGTGAGAGAAGATGGGAAACTTGAGAGGTGTTTGGGATGGGGTGATGATGTATGTGCTACTGGGAAAGTGAAAGTGATAGGACAAGGACTGGAGTGGAAGTAgcgaaaaaataaatagtgtgaaaacaagacttttggtttttgttttctttagatATTTCACTTGAAGGAGAAGGTTTGATCGTGGCTGAAGATTCAAAGAGACGGTAAAGGTAAATCTTGCCTTGGTTCGGTGGTGGTACCtcttttctcaaaataaaaaaaaaataaaaaaacacttgaactgCCATACCAAGGTTACTTTCCGCTTTGCATTTATCTGGGAATGCTCTCAAATACTGGTAGATGTTATCTTCTTGTGGCGGGAAAATCAAGCAGGAACGAATCAGCCTCCATCACTGTACAGTGCAGTGAATAATTCACATGTAACTTTCTGGAATTAATTGGCAATTGATGTTGTTGCCATCATATGCCGCCATCATCATGACGATGATAAGTGttgttattataaataaaaaaactcaatataattaccattttattattttttatataatttttcttacttGCTAGCTGATTAAAAAGGTATTTTCTAGGAGATATAAAGATGGTTTGTAAATTGATTTGGaataatttagtaatttatgttttttttcataatttaattacatagatataattagaaaaaaaaaatgttaaaaaaagcaTTTGTTGTCAACATGCGCCCCGCCACCAGAAAGATCGTGATGTGCCACTCCTAACACCACCCTAAATAAAGATGTGCTTTTTAGGTCGTTCGAAAGGGACGAGTTCTTCTCACTCGGTAATATGTGTATTGCGTACAccttttatcttttcttgtaaaacatattatatatgttaaaaattcaattacctcccagtatatttaataattataaaaaaatcataataaaaggatgaaaaaaccGTAAATGCAAGTTTAAGAACATAAAATCTCAAGGGCAGTCAAATAATTATACCGTGAAGGAAAACGAAAAGTAAAAAAGCATCTTCTCCGtggttaattttcttttgatttaagggtaaaataataattttattgtgaaaaaaatgatgagataTATTAACTCCATTCAATTATTTGGTAATGACAATTgaataaagtgaaaaaataattttccctCATTTCGTTAGCTTTTACCATGGAGAGCGAAAATATAATCTCACCGAGGGTTGCACCGAGCATCCTTAGAAACTGTATGAAAATACAGTGTAAacgtatttaaaaaaaatttaacttttttttattaaaaattaatatgatttatgtgtgtgttttttttattattttttaataataaggcCACATCTACAATATATGATTTGGGTTAGCAGTCCAGCCAGCCCTTTATAAGAACACGGAAGCTCAGAAATTATCAATTCAAGAGCCTAGTTAAAGTGAGGTTGTTTTTGGACTTTCCATTGGCTCAAA is part of the Populus nigra chromosome 8, ddPopNigr1.1, whole genome shotgun sequence genome and harbors:
- the LOC133701101 gene encoding uncharacterized protein LOC133701101 codes for the protein MSKPHRPPSGRTNLASCIVATIFLIFLVIIILIVFFTVFKPKDPKISVNSVQLPSFSVSNNTVNFTFSQYVSVKNPNRAVFSHFDSTLQLLYSGSQIGFMFIPAGKIDAGRTQYMAATFSVESFPLSASPDAAVNVGPAFNDGGFGGGGQTGFNNGYRVGPTMEIESRIQMAGRVRVLHFFTHHLETKVGCRVVIAVSDGSVLGFHC